A window of the Sporosarcina sp. FSL K6-2383 genome harbors these coding sequences:
- a CDS encoding stage VI sporulation protein F, whose product MNDSFFRKIESKTGVPMDEVFALANAIQFADFNDERQVRKIIQKVGKLAKREVPQHTEDELVRSIIKDGKSVNIQDIQNMIGRQ is encoded by the coding sequence ATGAATGATTCATTTTTCCGGAAAATCGAATCAAAAACGGGTGTCCCGATGGACGAAGTATTCGCCCTGGCCAATGCAATCCAATTCGCAGATTTCAATGATGAGCGGCAAGTGAGGAAAATTATTCAAAAGGTTGGCAAGCTGGCAAAGCGCGAAGTACCTCAGCATACGGAAGATGAGCTCGTTCGGTCAATCATCAAGGATGGTAAATCTGTTAATATACAAGATATCCAAAATATGATTGGCAGACAATAA
- a CDS encoding stage V sporulation protein AD, with protein MVARGLLTFKTTPSIVATGVTAGPLERKSPFVHQFDKVYDDERCGLKTNEHAHAKMIEDACMIALSKIDLIPSDANFLLIGDLVNQMTPSNFSASTLGIPYIGLFSACATSVSSLLMAALLTEAGMSNCAIAGAASQHNAIERQFRYPVEYGAQKGETAQWTVTAAGMAAVTPYKKGVPSIKCATIGCVTDLGMTDPLNMGAAMAPAAADTVTRHLTGHGMKASDYDCIMTGDLGKTGFELYKQLLGNKGVEVTDKFRDAGAEFYSNDPTFLSGASGAGCSAAIYFTEIIGKMVAGEYKRVLLIATGALLSPMSFQQGDTIPCIAHAVELTMK; from the coding sequence ATGGTAGCGCGCGGGTTACTGACATTTAAGACGACTCCATCCATTGTCGCAACGGGTGTGACAGCTGGACCATTGGAAAGGAAAAGTCCTTTTGTTCATCAATTTGATAAAGTGTATGACGATGAACGCTGCGGTTTAAAGACGAATGAACATGCTCATGCCAAAATGATTGAAGACGCCTGCATGATTGCGTTGAGTAAAATAGATCTTATACCAAGTGATGCTAATTTTTTATTGATCGGTGATCTTGTGAATCAAATGACCCCCTCCAATTTTAGTGCCTCTACGTTGGGCATCCCGTACATCGGTTTGTTTTCAGCATGTGCGACATCGGTGTCTTCTTTGCTGATGGCGGCATTGTTGACGGAAGCAGGCATGTCGAACTGTGCGATTGCAGGGGCAGCAAGTCAGCACAATGCGATTGAGCGACAATTTCGCTATCCTGTCGAGTATGGTGCGCAAAAGGGTGAAACAGCACAATGGACAGTGACAGCGGCAGGAATGGCGGCTGTCACCCCCTATAAAAAAGGAGTTCCTTCTATTAAATGTGCGACCATCGGATGTGTCACGGATCTTGGTATGACAGATCCACTAAATATGGGAGCGGCAATGGCGCCAGCAGCGGCGGATACAGTCACACGCCATCTTACAGGGCATGGTATGAAAGCAAGTGACTATGATTGTATTATGACAGGTGACCTTGGCAAGACAGGATTTGAATTGTATAAACAATTATTAGGTAATAAAGGAGTAGAGGTGACGGACAAGTTTCGAGATGCGGGTGCGGAATTTTATAGTAATGATCCGACATTTTTATCTGGAGCGAGTGGGGCAGGTTGTTCTGCTGCGATTTATTTCACCGAAATTATTGGAAAAATGGTGGCGGGTGAGTATAAGCGCGTTTTGCTTATTGCGACGGGTGCGCTGTTGTCGCCCATGTCGTTCCAACAAGGTGATACGATTCCATGCATAGCGCATGCAGTTGAATTAACGATGAAATGA
- a CDS encoding phosphatidylglycerophosphatase A, with the protein MFNNQESVHSKVVTAATKAALERRGVTIEAVAEIVFELQQPYNKGLEMAHCIESVEGVLRKRELQHAILVGIELDELAEQGKLSAPLQQIVESDEGLFGVDETIALGAVFTYGSIAVTTFGHLDKNKTGIINELDTKVGRGIHTFLDDLVASIAACAASRIAHRTRDLEEAGETFEDIKPDETMPETKVKGTHI; encoded by the coding sequence TTGTTTAATAACCAAGAGAGTGTCCATTCAAAAGTAGTAACAGCAGCGACGAAAGCGGCGCTGGAGAGACGTGGGGTAACAATAGAGGCGGTAGCTGAAATCGTTTTTGAATTACAGCAACCGTATAATAAAGGACTTGAAATGGCGCATTGTATCGAATCAGTTGAAGGTGTGTTACGCAAACGGGAATTGCAACATGCGATACTGGTTGGCATCGAGTTGGATGAGCTTGCAGAGCAAGGGAAATTGTCGGCGCCATTGCAACAAATTGTAGAGTCGGATGAAGGACTATTTGGTGTGGATGAAACGATTGCACTCGGTGCTGTGTTTACATATGGCTCTATTGCGGTAACGACATTTGGGCATCTGGATAAAAATAAAACCGGTATCATTAATGAGCTTGATACGAAGGTAGGAAGAGGTATCCATACATTCCTCGATGATCTTGTTGCAAGTATTGCAGCATGTGCGGCTTCACGCATTGCGCATAGAACCCGTGATTTAGAAGAAGCCGGGGAAACGTTTGAAGATATTAAACCCGATGAAACGATGCCTGAAACGAAAGTGAAGGGTACACATATCTGA
- a CDS encoding YjcG family protein, which yields MKYGVVAFPSKKLQDLANAYRKRYDPHYALITPHMTVKGVFEANDQEIAEVAKAIKAVTNKHKPFELNVSKVSSFAPITNTIYFKAELNDDLEALHKDLNYNFPGDEPEFAFVPHVTIAQKLTSGEHDDIIGQLKMIGVDHTETIDRLHLLYQLEDGSWTVYETFRLDEDN from the coding sequence ATGAAATACGGCGTTGTTGCATTCCCATCAAAGAAACTTCAGGACCTGGCAAATGCTTACCGTAAAAGATACGACCCGCATTATGCACTTATCACACCGCATATGACAGTTAAAGGTGTATTCGAAGCGAACGATCAAGAAATTGCAGAAGTGGCCAAAGCGATTAAAGCAGTCACAAATAAGCATAAGCCTTTTGAATTGAACGTTTCAAAGGTCAGCTCATTTGCTCCTATTACAAATACGATTTACTTCAAAGCAGAATTAAACGATGATTTAGAAGCATTGCATAAAGACCTAAACTATAATTTCCCTGGTGATGAACCTGAGTTTGCATTTGTTCCGCACGTGACAATTGCACAAAAACTCACTTCTGGTGAACACGATGATATTATCGGTCAACTTAAAATGATTGGCGTGGATCACACAGAAACGATTGATCGCCTCCATCTTCTCTATCAGCTTGAGGACGGTTCTTGGACAGTGTACGAGACATTCCGCCTCGATGAGGATAATTAA
- a CDS encoding CotY/CotZ family spore coat protein — protein MGCGRNEDVADIRRHDNCICEVVRAIRRIQDIRDDIDCDDCRTDCFLTPLGSLVSPSRQRANTRVFMLMNDDGDPFKAMFNQRRRRRDNDRNLSNEQGNEKDCNSCFSVFFRVQNVFDNCCATLQVLEPRDRHGRRVNLFKHGKLDFDAICEVERFEATGSCVTVDLKCFCAIQCVKDVFIDCDED, from the coding sequence ATGGGATGTGGAAGAAATGAAGATGTGGCGGATATTCGCCGCCATGATAACTGTATTTGCGAGGTCGTCCGTGCGATTCGACGAATACAGGATATTCGAGATGACATAGATTGTGACGATTGCAGAACTGATTGTTTCTTAACCCCGCTTGGTAGCCTTGTTAGTCCTTCACGACAACGGGCAAATACACGGGTATTCATGCTAATGAATGATGACGGTGATCCTTTCAAAGCAATGTTCAATCAAAGAAGAAGACGCCGTGATAACGACAGAAATCTATCGAACGAACAAGGGAATGAAAAAGATTGTAATAGCTGCTTCTCAGTCTTCTTTAGAGTACAAAATGTATTTGACAACTGCTGTGCAACATTACAAGTTCTCGAGCCACGCGATCGTCACGGCAGAAGAGTCAACTTATTTAAACATGGCAAACTTGATTTTGATGCAATTTGTGAAGTTGAACGCTTTGAGGCGACTGGTTCATGTGTCACAGTCGACTTAAAATGCTTCTGTGCCATTCAATGTGTCAAAGACGTTTTCATTGATTGTGACGAAGACTGA
- a CDS encoding esterase family protein, whose translation MKYGKIEDITIYSKELDEEMQLLIHLPYNYSPLYKYSVLIASDGKDYFQYGRIGRVVDELMDAGDIENVIVVGVPYKSVSERRRMYHPEGDRLEAYIRFLAHELVPYMDDNYPTYQIGAGRGLIGDSLAATVSLLTALKYPNSFGQVILHSPLVDERVLEAVETAQSPSHLSIYHVIGQGETEVKTTVDGVRDFLSPNRVLKDLIERKGFPYFYEEFEGDHTWKHWQPDVRRAIQKTYNL comes from the coding sequence ATGAAATATGGAAAAATTGAAGATATCACAATCTACAGCAAAGAACTTGACGAGGAGATGCAACTACTCATTCACTTGCCCTATAACTATTCTCCCTTATATAAATACTCAGTGCTCATCGCATCAGACGGCAAAGATTATTTTCAATACGGACGAATTGGTCGCGTTGTCGATGAGCTGATGGATGCTGGTGACATTGAAAACGTCATTGTCGTGGGTGTCCCTTATAAAAGCGTTTCGGAACGGAGACGCATGTATCATCCAGAAGGTGATCGCCTCGAGGCTTATATCCGCTTCCTAGCTCATGAGCTCGTTCCTTATATGGATGACAATTATCCGACGTATCAGATTGGCGCCGGTCGCGGACTTATTGGAGACTCGCTAGCAGCAACCGTTTCTTTACTAACAGCATTAAAATACCCAAATAGCTTTGGACAGGTCATTCTTCATTCACCTCTTGTCGATGAACGCGTACTCGAAGCTGTCGAAACGGCACAAAGCCCTTCGCATTTATCGATTTACCATGTCATTGGACAAGGTGAAACAGAAGTGAAAACAACGGTTGATGGTGTTCGTGATTTCCTCTCTCCGAATCGCGTTTTAAAAGATTTGATCGAAAGAAAAGGGTTTCCGTACTTCTATGAAGAATTTGAAGGAGACCATACTTGGAAGCATTGGCAGCCCGATGTCCGACGTGCTATTCAAAAAACATACAATTTGTAA
- a CDS encoding TAXI family TRAP transporter solute-binding subunit, which yields MKKTKLRLLGFVTLMALLVLAACNSGDSGSSSDSGSPEKETETAKTKEDYDFLSILTGGTQGTYYPLGGSFADYITDATGVKTTAESSQASAANMTALQDGDADIAFVQTDIAYYASKGELMFDGEIIDNVSAIGALYPETVQLITLEKNGIKTYEDLKGKKISVGAPGSGTYANAEQLLEIHGLTMDDIKPQNLDFGESQESLQSGQIDAAFITAGTPTGAVEGLNAVADVFVVPVENAKAEELIEKYPYYAKETIPAGTYGLTEDTQAVSVGAMLVIQNEIPEDLGYEITKAIYDNASKLQHAKGKLIKAESGLDGIGIPVHPGAQKYFDEVNK from the coding sequence ATGAAAAAGACGAAATTACGTTTGTTGGGATTTGTAACGTTAATGGCACTACTTGTGCTAGCTGCATGTAATTCTGGTGACTCAGGTAGTTCTAGTGATTCGGGTAGCCCAGAGAAAGAGACTGAAACCGCCAAAACAAAAGAGGATTACGATTTCCTTAGTATTTTAACGGGTGGAACGCAGGGGACGTACTATCCATTAGGTGGATCATTTGCAGATTATATTACAGATGCAACGGGGGTTAAGACAACAGCAGAATCTTCACAAGCTTCGGCTGCAAATATGACAGCTCTTCAAGACGGTGATGCTGATATCGCATTCGTTCAAACGGATATCGCTTATTACGCTTCAAAAGGTGAGCTGATGTTTGACGGTGAGATTATTGATAATGTATCCGCTATCGGTGCATTGTACCCAGAAACTGTTCAATTAATCACGTTAGAGAAGAATGGCATTAAAACATATGAAGATTTGAAAGGAAAGAAAATTTCTGTTGGAGCACCTGGGTCAGGTACGTATGCTAACGCGGAACAACTTCTTGAAATTCATGGTCTGACAATGGATGATATTAAACCACAAAACCTTGATTTTGGGGAGTCGCAGGAAAGCCTGCAGTCTGGTCAAATCGATGCAGCATTCATCACTGCAGGTACGCCTACAGGTGCTGTTGAAGGATTGAACGCAGTTGCAGACGTTTTCGTTGTTCCAGTTGAAAATGCTAAAGCAGAAGAATTGATTGAAAAGTATCCTTATTATGCAAAAGAAACAATTCCGGCAGGAACATATGGATTGACTGAGGATACACAAGCAGTTTCTGTAGGTGCTATGCTTGTTATTCAAAATGAAATTCCTGAAGATCTAGGCTATGAAATTACGAAAGCGATTTATGATAATGCATCAAAACTTCAGCATGCTAAGGGTAAATTGATCAAAGCTGAATCAGGACTTGATGGAATTGGTATTCCGGTTCACCCTGGTGCACAGAAATACTTTGATGAAGTAAATAAATAA
- a CDS encoding DUF1850 domain-containing protein yields the protein MKYKVIVPLILLIMVVSFFLPIKQAFTFTEHRTENPKLFYIPTKSNDNFQIRYVHSIHLTDVIESYEITADQKIRLVSMQYEDLAIGLPGYAEEGETLSVNDGVYTLTYDDNVIDSFIMLIGNVDADLAFRYVGTELNLKKQLVRGKSYTFCVKKLSVYQMLKGVNMNGKRDKAE from the coding sequence ATGAAATACAAAGTGATTGTTCCGCTCATTCTTTTGATTATGGTTGTTTCGTTTTTTTTGCCTATTAAACAAGCATTTACGTTTACCGAGCACAGAACGGAAAATCCAAAACTCTTCTATATTCCAACAAAAAGCAACGATAACTTTCAAATTCGGTATGTCCATTCTATTCATCTAACAGATGTTATCGAATCCTATGAAATAACGGCGGATCAAAAAATTCGACTCGTTTCAATGCAATATGAGGATCTAGCAATTGGTTTACCAGGCTATGCAGAAGAAGGGGAAACATTGTCAGTGAATGATGGAGTGTACACGCTTACATATGATGATAATGTGATTGACTCTTTTATCATGCTAATTGGTAATGTAGATGCAGACTTAGCTTTTCGATATGTTGGAACTGAACTAAACTTAAAAAAACAGCTAGTTAGAGGAAAGTCGTACACATTTTGCGTGAAAAAACTATCCGTCTATCAAATGCTGAAGGGGGTCAATATGAATGGGAAAAGAGACAAAGCAGAATGA
- the spoVAE gene encoding stage V sporulation protein AE — protein MISIFITSFIVGGLICVVGQLLFDVAKLTPAHTLCILVVVGSVLDGFGLYEPLIDFAGAGATIPITSFGNSLTHGAMAEAEKHGFIGVLTGMFEVTSSGISAAILFGFIAAFIFKAKGKM, from the coding sequence ATGATTTCAATTTTTATAACATCGTTTATTGTGGGTGGATTAATTTGTGTCGTTGGACAGCTCTTATTTGATGTAGCGAAACTGACTCCAGCTCATACATTATGTATATTAGTCGTCGTAGGATCCGTGTTAGATGGTTTTGGACTCTATGAACCACTAATTGATTTTGCAGGTGCTGGTGCAACGATACCAATTACTTCTTTTGGTAATTCGTTGACACATGGTGCCATGGCAGAAGCAGAAAAGCATGGTTTCATCGGTGTGTTGACGGGTATGTTTGAAGTGACAAGCTCAGGAATTAGCGCAGCTATTTTATTTGGCTTTATAGCTGCTTTCATTTTTAAAGCAAAGGGAAAAATGTAG
- a CDS encoding YjcZ family sporulation protein: MYGGYNPYYGGYGCGGFDGGRGYNYGGSTFVLIVVLFILLIIVGKSFL, from the coding sequence ATGTATGGAGGATACAATCCTTATTATGGCGGATACGGATGCGGTGGATTCGATGGAGGAAGAGGCTATAACTATGGCGGTTCGACATTTGTTCTAATTGTTGTTCTCTTCATCTTGCTCATTATCGTGGGCAAAAGTTTCTTATAG
- a CDS encoding GNAT family N-acetyltransferase produces the protein MVTVRIVTSDLEREDAFSVRRKVFVEEQGVPLNLELDDFDKDAVHFVVYSMTTAIGAGRLRETNAGIGKVERICILEEYRGQHLGNLIMNALEKHAKETGMHKIILNAQTYAVPFYEKLGYVITSPEFMDADIPHRAMEKIIIE, from the coding sequence TTGGTTACAGTAAGAATTGTGACTTCTGACCTTGAGCGGGAAGATGCATTTTCTGTCAGAAGAAAAGTTTTTGTAGAAGAACAAGGCGTTCCACTCAATCTTGAACTAGACGATTTCGACAAAGATGCCGTCCATTTCGTCGTCTATTCCATGACGACAGCCATCGGCGCAGGTCGTTTGCGTGAAACAAACGCAGGTATTGGTAAAGTCGAACGTATCTGTATTTTGGAAGAATATCGAGGACAGCACTTAGGCAATCTCATTATGAATGCACTTGAAAAGCATGCAAAAGAAACCGGGATGCATAAAATTATTTTAAATGCCCAAACCTACGCAGTTCCTTTCTACGAAAAGCTAGGATATGTCATCACCTCACCTGAATTTATGGATGCAGACATCCCACATCGTGCAATGGAAAAGATTATTATCGAATAA
- the spoVAC gene encoding stage V sporulation protein AC, protein MDEKKYAQLEQQMSPKTPLLRNVIFAFLTGGTICLIGQFVALFYMVFFDFTERTASNPTVATMVFFAMLLTGFGYYKKIGQFGGAGSAVPITGFGNAVISAAIEHKSEGYVLGVGGNMFKLAGSVILFGVFSAFAVALVKTILVKFGVVSW, encoded by the coding sequence ATGGATGAAAAAAAATATGCACAATTAGAACAACAAATGTCACCGAAAACACCTTTGCTACGCAATGTCATATTTGCTTTTTTGACAGGCGGAACAATCTGCTTGATTGGTCAATTTGTTGCTCTTTTTTATATGGTGTTTTTTGATTTTACAGAACGGACTGCGAGTAATCCAACTGTCGCGACGATGGTATTTTTCGCCATGCTTTTAACTGGTTTTGGTTACTATAAGAAAATTGGTCAATTTGGTGGGGCGGGGAGTGCAGTGCCTATTACGGGATTCGGTAACGCGGTCATTTCTGCGGCTATTGAGCATAAGTCCGAGGGCTATGTACTTGGAGTCGGAGGGAATATGTTCAAGCTGGCGGGATCAGTCATTCTTTTTGGTGTGTTTTCCGCATTTGCCGTTGCGCTAGTGAAAACAATTCTTGTTAAGTTTGGTGTCGTATCATGGTAG